A genomic stretch from Hydrogenimonas urashimensis includes:
- the tyrS gene encoding tyrosine--tRNA ligase has product MIEEALNEIRRGAAEIITDEQIENLLKRYYETGEPYYVKAGFDPTAPDLHLGHTVLLQKLATFQKYGGIVQFLIGDFTGMIGDPTGKSQTRKKLTQEEVRENAKSYEAQVFKILDPEKTIVVFNSEWLGKLTSYEMIELASKRTVARMLERDDFEKRFRSGQDISLYEFFYPLFQGYDSVVLKSDIEIGGTDQKFNLLMGRHLQRAYGVGKEQVVMMMPILEGLDGVQKMSKSLGNFIGVAEDPNTMFAKVMSISDELMWRYYELLSGRSLKEIARMKEDVAAGKLHPKRAKEMLAEEIVERFHDKEAALAACEEFNKVFKQKNLPTDMPEHEIEGPIWIAKALVEAKLEPSTSQARRDLQAGAVRIDQQKVTDKDLQLEAGDYILQVGKKKFAKVKVK; this is encoded by the coding sequence ATGATAGAAGAAGCTTTGAACGAAATCAGACGCGGCGCTGCCGAAATCATTACGGACGAGCAGATCGAGAACCTGCTCAAACGCTACTATGAGACGGGCGAACCCTATTATGTCAAAGCGGGGTTCGACCCCACGGCTCCCGACCTTCACCTGGGCCACACGGTGCTTCTGCAAAAATTGGCGACATTCCAGAAGTACGGCGGGATCGTCCAGTTTCTGATCGGCGATTTCACCGGAATGATCGGCGATCCGACGGGAAAGAGCCAGACCCGCAAAAAACTGACACAGGAAGAGGTCCGAGAAAATGCGAAAAGCTACGAAGCGCAGGTATTCAAAATTCTGGATCCCGAAAAGACGATCGTGGTCTTCAACAGCGAGTGGCTCGGGAAACTGACCAGCTACGAGATGATCGAGCTCGCGTCCAAGCGGACCGTCGCCCGGATGCTCGAGCGCGACGATTTCGAAAAACGGTTCCGAAGCGGACAGGACATCTCCCTCTATGAATTTTTCTATCCTCTCTTTCAGGGGTACGACAGCGTGGTGCTAAAAAGCGATATCGAGATCGGAGGAACCGATCAGAAGTTCAACCTACTGATGGGACGCCACCTGCAGCGGGCCTACGGCGTGGGCAAGGAGCAGGTGGTTATGATGATGCCGATCCTCGAGGGTCTCGACGGCGTGCAGAAGATGAGCAAATCGCTGGGCAACTTCATCGGCGTGGCGGAAGATCCCAACACGATGTTCGCCAAAGTGATGAGCATCAGCGACGAATTGATGTGGCGCTACTATGAACTGCTGAGCGGGCGATCCTTGAAAGAGATCGCACGGATGAAAGAGGATGTCGCCGCCGGAAAGCTCCATCCAAAACGGGCCAAAGAGATGCTGGCCGAAGAGATCGTCGAGCGATTCCACGACAAAGAGGCGGCCCTGGCGGCATGCGAAGAGTTCAACAAGGTTTTCAAACAGAAGAATCTGCCGACCGACATGCCCGAACATGAGATTGAAGGACCCATCTGGATCGCCAAGGCGCTGGTCGAGGCGAAGTTGGAGCCGTCGACCTCCCAGGCCAGACGCGATCTTCAAGCGGGAGCCGTGCGCATCGACCAGCAGAAAGTGACCGACAAAGACTTGCAATTGGAGGCGGGAGATTATATACTTCAGGTAGGAAAAAAGAAATTTGCGAAAGTGAAGGTGAAGTAG
- a CDS encoding RelA/SpoT family protein gives MNPALEPLVNIVRTIKTVDVAEEIFWDTVEPTDRIREALEFAKEAHIDQKRKSGEPYIIHPIIVAAITATVSSDETMVVTALLHDVVEDTPYTIEDIKFRFGEDVSYLVEGLTKIVEIRESELIPSSSDEKLVTSALSFRKMLICSIEDVRVLIIKLCDRLHNMLTLDALSKEKQHRIAEETLVVYAPIAHRLGISALKNRLEDLSFYYLFPKEYAKIDAFITSHSQDFQIKLNTFISKVKTQMVRSGFKADSFEIFGRVKHYYSIYLKMQRKGISIDEILDLLAVRILVERPIDCYRSLGTLHLHFKPLIARFKDYVALPKENGYQTLHTTVFDDTSIIEAQIRTYEMHKKAEFGIAAHWKYKMEEDISVNVEWLKNLQYQNESIEEFYELVKNDLYSEDISVFTPAGDQISLPRGATVLDFAYAVHTQVGETATSALVNKRAASLLTELKNGDLVRIITADHPIYHCTWIDAVKTSRAKSHMRTRCNKRRKQIDRMSAVNILMATLNLLPYEVEEWIKQQSLEDQIYLVARDLKFYKEVLHKFVESRKEKSILPTIFQLPPKRIKRYKFENFVIHATESVNSVEFDYCCHPKRNDPIVAFRFGNKAIVHHKFCEKAYSWIQKHTAMLFVEWSESKMMRYRILVTLKDEKGALAKLLAFLAKIDTNVISIKLGDGMAQSNLCELVVESREYDRNRLKTLLERRFKVIEMVNLTDAYKQLP, from the coding sequence ATGAATCCGGCCCTCGAGCCCCTTGTCAATATCGTTCGCACGATCAAAACGGTCGACGTGGCGGAAGAGATTTTCTGGGATACGGTGGAACCGACCGACCGTATCAGGGAAGCCCTCGAATTCGCCAAAGAGGCGCATATCGATCAGAAGAGAAAAAGCGGCGAGCCCTACATCATCCATCCGATCATTGTCGCCGCGATCACCGCGACGGTCAGTTCCGACGAGACGATGGTGGTGACGGCCCTTCTGCACGATGTTGTCGAGGATACCCCCTATACGATCGAGGATATCAAGTTCCGGTTCGGCGAAGATGTCTCCTATCTCGTCGAGGGATTGACGAAGATCGTCGAGATACGCGAATCGGAACTGATCCCTTCCTCATCCGACGAAAAACTGGTGACCTCCGCTCTCAGTTTCCGGAAAATGCTCATCTGTTCGATCGAAGATGTGCGGGTTTTGATCATCAAACTCTGCGACCGTCTGCACAACATGCTCACGCTTGATGCTCTTTCGAAGGAGAAACAGCATCGTATCGCCGAGGAGACACTGGTGGTCTATGCTCCCATCGCCCACCGCCTCGGTATCTCCGCACTGAAAAACAGACTCGAGGACTTGAGCTTCTACTACCTCTTTCCCAAAGAGTATGCGAAGATCGACGCTTTCATCACGTCGCACAGCCAGGATTTCCAGATAAAACTCAACACTTTCATCTCGAAGGTCAAAACCCAGATGGTGCGCAGCGGTTTCAAGGCGGACAGCTTCGAGATATTCGGCCGTGTCAAACACTACTACTCGATCTATCTGAAAATGCAGCGCAAAGGAATATCGATCGACGAGATTCTCGATCTGCTTGCGGTGCGGATTCTGGTCGAGAGGCCGATCGACTGTTACCGTTCGCTGGGGACACTTCATCTGCATTTCAAACCGCTGATCGCGCGTTTCAAAGATTATGTGGCCCTCCCCAAGGAGAACGGCTATCAGACCCTCCATACGACGGTTTTTGACGACACCTCGATCATCGAAGCGCAGATTCGAACCTACGAAATGCACAAGAAAGCCGAATTCGGCATCGCGGCCCACTGGAAATACAAGATGGAGGAGGATATCTCCGTCAATGTGGAGTGGTTGAAAAATCTCCAGTATCAGAACGAGTCGATCGAAGAGTTCTACGAACTTGTCAAAAACGATCTTTACAGTGAGGATATCAGTGTCTTCACCCCTGCGGGGGACCAGATTTCACTGCCGAGGGGCGCGACGGTGCTGGACTTCGCCTACGCGGTTCACACACAAGTCGGCGAGACCGCCACATCGGCGCTGGTCAACAAACGGGCGGCATCGCTACTGACGGAGCTTAAAAACGGGGATCTTGTCAGAATCATCACGGCGGATCATCCAATCTACCACTGTACCTGGATCGATGCAGTCAAAACATCCCGGGCCAAAAGCCACATGCGGACGCGATGCAACAAGCGGCGCAAACAGATCGATCGCATGAGCGCCGTCAATATCCTGATGGCCACGCTCAATCTCCTGCCTTACGAAGTGGAGGAGTGGATAAAGCAGCAGTCGCTGGAGGATCAGATCTATCTGGTGGCGCGTGATTTGAAATTCTATAAAGAGGTGCTTCACAAATTTGTCGAAAGCCGCAAAGAGAAGTCGATCCTGCCTACGATTTTCCAGCTGCCGCCCAAAAGGATCAAACGGTACAAATTCGAAAATTTCGTCATTCATGCCACCGAGAGCGTCAACAGTGTCGAATTCGACTACTGCTGCCATCCCAAAAGAAACGATCCGATCGTCGCTTTCCGATTCGGGAACAAGGCGATCGTTCATCACAAATTCTGCGAAAAGGCCTACAGCTGGATCCAGAAACATACGGCGATGCTGTTCGTGGAGTGGAGCGAAAGCAAAATGATGCGCTATCGCATCCTGGTGACACTGAAAGACGAAAAAGGGGCTCTGGCCAAACTACTCGCTTTCCTGGCGAAGATCGATACGAATGTCATTTCGATCAAACTGGGCGACGGAATGGCCCAGAGCAATCTGTGCGAACTGGTCGTCGAGAGCAGGGAGTACGACAGGAATCGTCTCAAAACACTTTTGGAGAGGCGTTTCAAAGTGATCGAAATGGTCAACCTGACCGACGCCTACAAACAATTACCATAA
- a CDS encoding DNA-directed RNA polymerase subunit omega: MRLEKVAAKALEKANFNRYLLSAAVSKRANELAAGAEPLVNMDPKKHKFSDIAITEIAEGLVKIEGMQQS; this comes from the coding sequence ATGAGACTCGAAAAAGTAGCGGCGAAAGCCCTTGAAAAAGCCAACTTCAACCGATACCTTCTTTCAGCTGCCGTCTCCAAGCGAGCCAACGAATTGGCGGCGGGTGCGGAACCGCTGGTCAACATGGATCCGAAAAAACACAAGTTTTCGGATATCGCCATCACAGAGATCGCCGAAGGCCTTGTCAAGATAGAGGGTATGCAGCAGAGCTAG
- the pyrH gene encoding UMP kinase yields the protein MAKQRVLVKFSGEALSGESGYGVDTSILKFIAEEIKQLADSGIEVGVVIGGGNIIRGVTAAKDGIIKRTSGDYMGMLATVINAVAMQEALEYLGLRVRVQSAIKMEQICETFIVRRAIRHLEKGRIVIFAAGTGNPFFTTDTAATLRAIEIGADMIVKATKVDGVYDKDPAKYPDAKKLPELTYDEALADNIRVMDDTSIALAKENRLPIVVCDMFKKGNLLAIMQGDYEKCSIVK from the coding sequence ATGGCGAAACAGCGGGTACTGGTGAAGTTTTCCGGGGAAGCTCTGTCGGGTGAGAGCGGCTACGGCGTTGATACATCGATTCTGAAATTCATCGCCGAAGAGATCAAACAGCTCGCGGACAGCGGCATCGAAGTGGGTGTGGTGATCGGCGGAGGCAATATCATCCGCGGCGTGACGGCAGCCAAAGACGGCATCATCAAGCGCACGAGCGGCGATTATATGGGAATGCTCGCAACAGTCATCAATGCCGTGGCGATGCAGGAGGCTCTCGAGTATCTGGGACTTCGCGTACGGGTCCAGAGCGCCATCAAGATGGAGCAGATCTGTGAAACGTTCATCGTCCGCCGTGCGATACGCCACCTGGAAAAAGGGCGCATCGTCATCTTCGCGGCGGGCACGGGCAATCCCTTCTTCACGACCGACACGGCGGCGACACTCCGCGCGATAGAGATCGGTGCGGACATGATCGTCAAGGCGACCAAGGTAGACGGTGTCTACGACAAGGACCCCGCCAAATATCCCGATGCGAAGAAACTGCCGGAACTCACCTACGACGAGGCACTGGCGGACAATATCCGGGTGATGGACGACACATCGATCGCCCTGGCGAAAGAGAACAGACTGCCTATCGTCGTGTGCGACATGTTCAAAAAAGGCAATCTTCTTGCCATTATGCAGGGCGATTACGAAAAATGTTCGATCGTCAAATAA
- a CDS encoding murein hydrolase activator EnvC family protein: MGMRFLKWIAVTLLLVLPFHAASIDKKIRSSKQKLASTKSSYAKMDRKLAKIARQIEANQKKLKQLDLIITLSDKEIAVNSILLSEGEKRLLEIENNSTVLNRKKAEQERQLIDLLANRYILEEIKKERGIQSPDDVVESELLTALIKSDNERLKSMQKAYLETLKVSEALSKEAKRIRNMIERLKKKKERAAREKERRKKLMASLEKEKKEYQRRLEKLQKEESDLRRTLAALNILKKRAIEKEKKRRLDNTTHAIASGDRLHVRTIGSSYQKHAIGRYRGRKTFSPVGKAKVVKKFGPYTDPIYKIKIFNESITLQPYQKHAKVKNVLNGRVVFAKETPMLGNVVIIEHRNSLHTIYAKMDKIAPTIREGKKIKRGYVIGRVENELMFEVTQKNRHINPLELIRLR, from the coding sequence ATGGGTATGAGATTTCTGAAGTGGATCGCCGTCACACTCCTCCTTGTTCTCCCTTTCCATGCCGCTTCGATCGACAAAAAAATCAGAAGTTCGAAGCAGAAGCTTGCCAGCACAAAAAGCAGTTACGCCAAGATGGACCGCAAACTGGCGAAAATAGCCCGGCAGATCGAAGCGAACCAGAAAAAACTCAAACAGCTCGATCTAATCATCACCCTCTCGGACAAAGAGATCGCCGTCAACTCCATTCTTCTTTCCGAGGGGGAGAAAAGACTTCTAGAAATCGAAAACAACAGCACGGTGCTAAACAGGAAAAAAGCGGAGCAGGAGAGACAACTCATCGATCTGCTCGCCAACCGCTACATTCTCGAAGAGATCAAAAAGGAGCGGGGTATCCAGTCACCCGACGATGTAGTCGAATCGGAGCTGCTGACAGCTTTGATCAAATCGGACAACGAACGGCTCAAATCGATGCAGAAGGCATACCTTGAAACACTCAAAGTGAGTGAAGCTCTTTCGAAAGAGGCGAAGCGTATCCGCAACATGATCGAACGGCTGAAGAAGAAAAAAGAGCGTGCCGCCAGGGAGAAGGAGCGGCGGAAAAAACTGATGGCGAGCCTTGAGAAGGAGAAGAAGGAGTATCAGAGGCGTCTCGAGAAGCTCCAGAAAGAGGAGAGCGATCTTCGCAGGACCCTCGCGGCACTCAATATCCTGAAGAAGAGGGCGATTGAAAAAGAGAAAAAACGCCGCCTTGACAACACTACCCATGCCATCGCCAGTGGCGACAGACTTCATGTCAGGACCATCGGCTCCTCCTACCAGAAACACGCCATCGGCCGATACCGCGGACGAAAGACCTTCTCGCCCGTCGGAAAAGCGAAAGTGGTCAAAAAGTTCGGACCCTATACCGATCCAATCTACAAGATCAAAATTTTCAACGAGTCGATCACTCTGCAGCCCTATCAGAAGCATGCCAAGGTCAAGAACGTGCTCAACGGCCGTGTCGTCTTCGCCAAGGAGACGCCGATGCTCGGCAATGTCGTGATCATCGAACACAGAAACAGCCTTCATACGATCTATGCGAAGATGGATAAAATCGCCCCGACGATCCGCGAAGGAAAAAAGATAAAAAGAGGCTATGTGATCGGACGGGTCGAAAATGAGCTGATGTTCGAAGTGACGCAGAAGAATCGGCATATCAATCCGCTCGAACTGATACGCCTGCGTTGA
- a CDS encoding FtsX-like permease family protein has translation MTFVRNHLGLILPLFAILFAIEYMLIFDRIIKDYETRLQEQYTVIVVAEKSLDPESIKGANPLVKTVEPVDSKSVLMHIRKKISEENLKKLQTIVPAFYTLKLVRYPDKKSLDKLRRDLLNIKGIKRVQIFEKVHDRLYAMLLFMKSNFYIFGAMLGLISFLLVMKQMLIWQLEHKERMQIMALFGAPVWLRSGVLFRLAFVDALIAVLLALSGMLYLISEPRVKEALAEMGINGALLFHYDDVLYLASAGFGIALFCATWVVVRFREEL, from the coding sequence ATGACATTCGTTAGAAATCATCTGGGCCTTATTCTGCCGCTTTTTGCGATACTTTTCGCCATCGAGTACATGCTGATTTTCGACAGAATCATCAAAGATTACGAAACGCGCCTGCAGGAGCAGTATACGGTGATAGTGGTGGCCGAAAAGAGTCTCGATCCCGAAAGCATCAAAGGGGCCAATCCGCTCGTCAAAACCGTGGAGCCGGTCGATTCGAAGAGTGTGCTGATGCATATCAGAAAGAAGATCAGCGAAGAGAATCTGAAGAAACTCCAGACGATCGTACCGGCTTTCTATACCCTGAAACTGGTGCGCTACCCCGACAAGAAAAGCCTCGACAAACTCCGGCGCGACCTGCTCAATATCAAGGGAATCAAGCGGGTACAGATTTTCGAAAAGGTCCACGACCGTCTCTATGCCATGCTGCTGTTTATGAAGAGCAACTTTTACATCTTCGGTGCCATGCTGGGATTGATCAGTTTTCTGCTGGTGATGAAACAGATGCTCATCTGGCAGCTCGAACACAAGGAGAGAATGCAGATCATGGCACTTTTCGGAGCGCCGGTGTGGCTTCGAAGCGGCGTGCTCTTCCGCCTGGCTTTCGTCGACGCCCTGATCGCCGTGCTGCTGGCTCTCTCGGGGATGCTCTACCTGATTTCCGAACCGAGGGTCAAAGAGGCTCTTGCGGAGATGGGGATCAACGGCGCCCTCCTTTTCCATTACGACGATGTTCTCTATCTCGCTTCGGCGGGATTCGGGATCGCACTTTTTTGTGCCACATGGGTCGTCGTCCGCTTCAGGGAGGAGCTGTAG
- a CDS encoding cell division ATP-binding protein FtsE, which translates to MRNVIEAKGLKLAYPRHEPVIKNATFRVETNQFVFITGASGSGKSTLLRSMYGAMEITDGELNVGGIDMRSISGSKLYKLRRHIGIVFQDYKLIKEWTVEKNVMLPLIIAGFPKDVCRAQAVKLLNHVKLSHKSDKYPMELSGGEQQRVAMARALAHNPFLILADEPTGNLDDYSSQVVWELLERANEELETTVVIVTHHIPEMINADYRHLLIENGVIYDIR; encoded by the coding sequence ATGCGGAATGTGATCGAAGCCAAAGGGCTGAAACTGGCCTATCCGAGGCACGAACCGGTCATCAAAAACGCGACGTTTCGGGTGGAGACGAACCAGTTCGTCTTCATAACAGGTGCCAGCGGCAGCGGAAAATCGACTCTTCTTCGTTCCATGTACGGCGCGATGGAGATTACAGATGGCGAGCTGAACGTGGGAGGGATCGACATGCGTTCGATCTCCGGCTCGAAACTCTATAAACTTCGGCGGCATATCGGCATCGTTTTCCAGGACTACAAACTCATCAAAGAGTGGACCGTTGAAAAAAACGTGATGCTTCCGCTCATTATCGCCGGTTTTCCGAAAGATGTCTGCCGGGCGCAGGCCGTCAAGCTTCTCAACCACGTCAAACTCTCCCACAAGTCGGACAAGTATCCGATGGAGCTCAGCGGCGGGGAACAGCAGAGGGTGGCGATGGCGAGAGCGCTGGCCCACAACCCTTTCTTGATTCTCGCCGACGAACCGACCGGCAATCTCGACGACTACTCCTCCCAGGTGGTCTGGGAGCTGCTGGAACGTGCGAACGAGGAGCTCGAGACGACAGTCGTCATCGTCACGCACCATATACCCGAAATGATCAATGCGGACTATCGGCACCTTTTGATCGAAAACGGAGTGATCTATGACATTCGTTAG
- the trmB gene encoding tRNA (guanosine(46)-N7)-methyltransferase TrmB — protein MPHIRIDAFDASVLPIRSGNVRIEWYAENIEHPGEGLLGAEVGGIPFLLQVKPKGDSVLIKSEKISRPSPNALIKKALQAYLVEAKPKILYSNISNLDEAKLKEPLPSLKEIADFRPEELPDKPIWIEIGFGSGRHLLHQAASRPDVHLIGLEIHRPSLEQVMRRIDLQKLENVWVIDYDARLFMELLPSNRIERIFVHFPVPWDKKPHRRVISDTFLAEAMRVLKPGGTLELRTDSENYFRYAMDVFTRPKRVKLALEKNGEAAVRSKYEERWLRHQKDIYEIRVESLEFSEERKIDADFSFPCAPALKRLYGRKPEKAVIDENFFVHVERFYAISDTEGLIRVSLGSFDRPEHKYLLIQHKSVTYYPHDPVATQTNLDAHRTLKEWLCGM, from the coding sequence ATGCCCCATATTCGGATAGATGCATTCGATGCTTCCGTTCTTCCCATTAGAAGCGGCAACGTGAGGATTGAGTGGTATGCCGAAAACATCGAGCATCCGGGAGAAGGTCTGCTGGGTGCCGAGGTGGGCGGCATCCCTTTTTTGCTGCAGGTCAAACCGAAAGGAGATTCGGTTCTGATAAAGTCGGAGAAAATTTCCAGGCCTTCGCCCAACGCCCTGATCAAAAAGGCGCTTCAGGCCTATCTCGTCGAAGCGAAGCCGAAAATTCTCTACTCCAACATATCGAATCTTGACGAGGCGAAATTGAAAGAGCCTCTTCCCTCCCTCAAAGAGATAGCCGATTTCAGACCCGAAGAGCTTCCCGACAAGCCGATATGGATCGAGATAGGCTTTGGAAGCGGACGGCATCTGCTCCATCAGGCCGCATCCCGTCCCGATGTCCACCTGATCGGGCTTGAAATCCACCGTCCTTCCCTCGAACAGGTGATGCGCCGCATCGATCTGCAGAAACTGGAGAATGTCTGGGTGATCGACTACGATGCACGACTCTTTATGGAACTGTTGCCGAGCAACCGCATCGAGCGCATTTTCGTCCATTTTCCGGTTCCATGGGACAAAAAACCCCACCGTCGCGTCATATCGGACACCTTCCTGGCCGAAGCGATGCGGGTCTTGAAACCGGGCGGCACGCTGGAACTCCGCACCGACAGCGAGAACTACTTTCGGTATGCCATGGATGTTTTCACGCGGCCCAAACGCGTAAAGCTTGCGTTGGAGAAAAACGGCGAAGCGGCTGTACGCAGCAAGTACGAAGAGCGGTGGCTGCGCCACCAAAAAGATATCTACGAAATACGTGTCGAATCGCTCGAGTTTTCCGAGGAGAGAAAGATCGATGCCGACTTTTCGTTTCCCTGCGCTCCGGCTTTGAAGAGACTTTATGGGAGGAAACCGGAAAAAGCGGTGATCGACGAAAATTTTTTCGTCCATGTCGAGCGCTTCTATGCCATCAGCGATACCGAAGGGCTCATACGGGTATCTTTGGGAAGTTTCGATCGGCCGGAACACAAATATCTGCTGATACAACACAAAAGCGTGACCTACTATCCCCATGATCCGGTGGCGACGCAGACCAATCTCGACGCCCACCGGACGCTCAAGGAATGGCTATGCGGAATGTGA
- a CDS encoding fibronectin type III domain-containing protein yields the protein MKFWIRAVFYGALAIIATGCSTKGVIVPTGKAQIKENLPKVTSIRTISSMTAVGIEWQMVPSMNIEGYYLYRLDPDSQEKKLKRVAKINDRYSTHYVDQKLRPGSQYVYQMSTYDKEGYESRQSAPVQVKTAPMIHSVSFVRAITDLPHRIKLIWRPHQDLRVVGYIVERASVTKPDEWKVQAEIKNRLSAEYMDKRLGEGEVYMYRVRVKLCNGLVSEPSAPVKAITKPLPQMPGHLSASHDLPKTIHLEWKPSPTPDVVYYKIYRAPFQIGFYSYRAKTEGTSFEDRVPEDGKVYYYKVTAVDKDGLESPMPEAPVIGSTLAKPSPPSITAAKIAFNQAIITWTPIDNRAEKYNVIRTHWEGLSKKEKIFTNIYGTKFVDKSMSPGIKYSYRVVAIDRNGIESEPSKPVELYIETEEK from the coding sequence ATGAAATTTTGGATCCGTGCAGTTTTCTACGGCGCTTTGGCGATCATTGCGACCGGATGTTCCACGAAGGGGGTGATCGTTCCGACGGGTAAGGCACAGATCAAAGAGAACCTCCCCAAAGTCACCTCCATCCGCACCATCAGCAGCATGACCGCTGTGGGGATCGAGTGGCAGATGGTGCCTTCGATGAATATCGAGGGGTACTATCTCTACCGCCTGGATCCCGACAGCCAAGAGAAAAAGCTGAAGCGTGTCGCCAAAATCAACGACCGCTACAGCACCCACTACGTCGACCAGAAACTCCGGCCGGGATCGCAGTATGTTTATCAGATGTCGACCTACGACAAAGAGGGGTACGAATCGAGACAATCGGCGCCCGTCCAGGTAAAAACGGCCCCGATGATCCACTCCGTCAGCTTCGTGAGGGCCATTACGGACCTCCCCCACCGCATCAAGCTCATCTGGCGACCCCATCAGGACTTGCGGGTCGTCGGCTACATCGTCGAGCGGGCTTCGGTGACGAAACCGGATGAGTGGAAAGTACAGGCTGAGATCAAAAACCGCCTCAGTGCCGAATACATGGACAAAAGACTCGGAGAGGGCGAGGTCTATATGTACCGCGTCCGGGTCAAACTCTGCAACGGTCTCGTATCGGAGCCGAGCGCACCTGTGAAAGCGATCACCAAACCGCTTCCGCAGATGCCCGGCCATCTTTCTGCATCGCACGACCTTCCCAAAACGATCCATCTCGAATGGAAGCCCAGCCCCACGCCGGACGTGGTCTACTACAAAATCTACCGGGCTCCGTTTCAGATCGGATTCTACAGCTACCGGGCAAAAACGGAGGGAACGAGTTTCGAAGACCGTGTTCCCGAAGACGGAAAGGTCTATTATTACAAAGTGACGGCGGTGGACAAAGATGGCCTGGAAAGCCCCATGCCGGAGGCTCCCGTCATCGGTTCCACACTCGCGAAGCCCTCGCCGCCGTCGATCACGGCCGCCAAAATCGCCTTCAACCAGGCGATCATCACATGGACACCGATCGATAACCGGGCCGAGAAATACAATGTCATCCGAACCCACTGGGAGGGGTTGAGCAAAAAAGAGAAGATCTTTACGAACATCTACGGGACGAAATTCGTTGACAAATCGATGTCCCCGGGTATCAAGTACAGCTACCGTGTCGTCGCTATCGACAGGAACGGCATCGAATCGGAGCCTTCGAAACCGGTGGAGCTCTATATCGAGACAGAAGAGAAGTAA
- a CDS encoding RluA family pseudouridine synthase: MKKESLTKSLTVETSQRLDRFLHSRIGGSRNQIERLIKRGFVEIDGKIVKKAGYRVSSGQVVRYTIPEEPDYVAASVDFEVPIIYEDEHILVINKPSGLVVHPAPSVREPTLVDWLKARGVNLSTISGEERHGIVHRLDKETSGAMVVAKNNTAHERLSRQLQEKTMGRYYVALVDLPLKASGIVEGPIGRNPANRLKMGVVSGGKPARTRFEKLLMDEKSRYELVGAKLYTGRTHQIRVHLASLNRHIVGDSLYGFKSKNNIIQRILLHAYILYLDHPATGKTMQFTAPIPKDMWERLENCFEKERLDEILDPCSFLRRFGDHCDRMFHEGGDRSDG; encoded by the coding sequence ATGAAAAAAGAGAGTTTAACGAAAAGTCTGACCGTCGAGACCAGCCAGCGTCTCGACCGATTTCTGCACAGCCGTATCGGGGGGTCACGCAACCAGATCGAAAGGCTGATCAAACGAGGGTTTGTCGAAATCGACGGAAAGATTGTCAAAAAGGCGGGCTACCGGGTATCTTCCGGTCAAGTCGTCCGCTACACGATTCCCGAAGAGCCCGACTATGTCGCCGCCTCCGTCGATTTCGAGGTGCCTATTATCTACGAGGACGAGCATATTCTCGTAATCAACAAGCCTTCGGGTCTCGTGGTGCATCCGGCACCGAGCGTCAGGGAGCCGACGCTGGTGGATTGGCTCAAAGCCCGGGGGGTCAACCTTTCGACGATCAGCGGCGAAGAGCGGCACGGCATCGTTCACAGGCTCGACAAGGAAACCAGCGGCGCAATGGTCGTGGCGAAAAACAACACTGCCCATGAAAGGCTTTCGCGGCAGCTACAGGAGAAAACGATGGGGCGCTACTATGTGGCCCTCGTGGATCTGCCTCTTAAAGCCTCGGGCATCGTGGAAGGGCCGATCGGAAGGAACCCCGCCAATCGTCTTAAAATGGGCGTCGTTTCCGGCGGAAAACCCGCCAGGACACGTTTTGAAAAGCTGCTGATGGATGAAAAAAGCCGATACGAACTGGTCGGTGCGAAACTCTATACGGGCCGTACCCATCAGATACGTGTGCATCTGGCGTCACTGAACCGGCATATCGTCGGGGATAGTTTATACGGCTTTAAGAGCAAAAACAATATAATCCAACGTATTTTGCTACATGCATACATTCTCTATCTTGACCATCCCGCCACCGGAAAAACGATGCAGTTCACAGCACCGATACCGAAGGATATGTGGGAGAGACTTGAGAACTGTTTCGAAAAGGAGAGATTAGATGAAATTTTGGATCCGTGCAGTTTTCTACGGCGCTTTGGCGATCATTGCGACCGGATGTTCCACGAAGGGGGTGATCGTTCCGACGGGTAA